In Polaribacter sp. L3A8, a genomic segment contains:
- a CDS encoding translocation/assembly module TamB domain-containing protein, which yields MLFLLFISVLLSVPAIQTKLGNYATQKLNEDFKTNISIEKIDLSFLGNVQLKGVEVRDHHQDTLIFVKKLTTSILNAKKVLESEVNLGDISLDGGYVYMKKYKGEEDDSMAVFIDGFNDGSPKDSLAPKFILRSSNVYVNDLNYKLIDNNRKSPVLFTASNVGGNLQDMLVYGPDFSSKIRGLYLTDNRGLEVTSLTTDFSYSKTAMHFVNTTLQTRESEIKATINFAYKREDLVDFNNKVDITASFVKSKISVQDLKKYYNELSGNDDIYFSGGLKGKLNNFSLNKLWLTSRKGIKVIGDLDFVNAVDFEKGFVFRGDLRDLTATYSDLKSVLPNVLGKTLPSEFIKFGKFTIKGTVHVTPKEIKANLDLESEIGAVVSDLQISNIDDIDYAAYNGKIALNKFNIGELFNDPLFGEASLEGDVKGSGFKLENINTSFIGTVSELNFKNYTYKNIDANGQYQNNKFDGDLKIDDVNFKMKFNGLADLSTDVNKFDFKSNIEYLNLKETNLFTRDSIAVLKGDIELDVEGNTFDDITGKATFKNVLYTNQSEEYNFKEFNVTSSLKDSIKTIEVASKDIAKGYLSGKFSFSELLPVAQNALGSIYTNYTPYPVAPNQFLDFNFTIYNQIVTVFFPDISIDDNTKIKGKIKADKNQLRLTVSSPKIEAYGNEVKDLLLRTDNQNPLYNSHLTASEVHTKYYDVSKLNLLSLNQNDTLYFKSVFKGGVKKNEDFNLDFFYTFNPEGKSVVGFEKSSFIFKENTWEINPDVFNKNKVTFNIKENDFNFSQFKLTSGEQKIEFSGTLKGDSEKILLADFTKVKLQSFLPKIDSLSLKGKLSGHLDFVQNKGIYSPEALLSINDFQVNNFKQGDLSLNVKGDNSYEKYHVDLSINNEKVKSIAATGSLDFSEKRPLIDLEVYLEEFGLDAFSPLGQDVLSSIRGVASGDFSLRGFLGNPEMEGILRLKNAGLKFPYLNVDYDFEGESIISLQEQSFIFEGVSLIDTKHKSKGKLIGDITHLNFKKWFLNIEIESNNLLVLDTENTDEALYYGTAFIDGVANITGLTDQLSIDINAKTMAGTRFVVPLKDVETVDSYSLIHFKSKDSEVKKNQKEVALEAIKGLSLNIDLDVTKDATAQVVIDEVNGSQLTGSGNGNLRIEINTRGKFNMFGDYTINSGVYDFKYGGIVNKPFLIQKGGTVSWNGNPYEANLDVTAIYKAKANPGVLLQNFNSNRKIEVDLVTRITGGLFSSKQDLDIQLTNVDPTIASELEFILNDNNVNEKTTQFISLLAFGNFANPDKADFSASETFSNTASSAVSTAFSSLLNNPDGKFQLGVDYQQGYSGSDVDRLNIDNQVDVSVSTQVGDKVIINGKVGVPVGTQTQSSVVGEVKVEVLLNREGNFRGVVFNRQNEIQYSTEEDGYTQGVGLSYQVNFNTLSGLLRKIRGKKREPRKPKATVKKDSLKKLKDNLINFEGN from the coding sequence GTGCTCTTTTTGCTATTTATAAGTGTTTTGCTTTCTGTGCCCGCTATTCAAACAAAATTAGGGAACTACGCTACTCAAAAACTAAATGAAGATTTTAAAACGAATATTTCTATAGAAAAAATAGATTTATCTTTTTTAGGAAATGTACAGTTAAAAGGAGTTGAAGTTAGAGATCATCATCAAGATACTTTAATCTTTGTAAAAAAATTAACTACTTCTATTTTAAACGCAAAAAAAGTTTTAGAAAGCGAAGTTAATTTAGGTGATATTTCTTTAGACGGTGGGTATGTTTATATGAAAAAATATAAGGGAGAAGAGGATGATAGTATGGCTGTTTTTATAGATGGTTTTAATGATGGTTCTCCAAAAGATTCATTGGCACCTAAATTTATATTAAGATCATCTAATGTTTATGTAAATGATTTAAACTATAAATTGATTGATAATAATCGTAAAAGTCCAGTCTTATTTACGGCATCCAATGTAGGCGGAAATTTACAAGATATGTTAGTTTACGGACCGGATTTTTCTTCAAAAATAAGAGGACTCTATTTAACTGATAATAGAGGGTTAGAAGTAACAAGTCTTACTACCGATTTTTCGTATTCTAAAACTGCAATGCATTTTGTAAATACAACATTACAAACTAGAGAGTCAGAAATTAAAGCAACCATAAATTTTGCATACAAGAGAGAAGATTTGGTAGACTTTAATAATAAAGTAGATATAACAGCATCCTTTGTTAAAAGTAAAATTTCTGTGCAAGACTTAAAAAAGTATTATAATGAGCTAAGCGGAAATGATGATATATATTTCTCTGGAGGTTTAAAGGGAAAATTGAATAATTTTTCTTTAAATAAGCTTTGGTTAACTTCTAGAAAAGGAATTAAAGTAATTGGCGATTTAGATTTTGTAAATGCTGTTGACTTTGAAAAAGGTTTTGTTTTTAGAGGTGATTTAAGAGATTTAACAGCAACTTATAGCGATTTAAAAAGTGTTTTACCAAATGTTTTAGGAAAAACGTTACCCTCTGAATTTATAAAATTCGGAAAGTTTACAATTAAAGGAACAGTACATGTTACACCCAAGGAAATAAAAGCAAATTTAGATTTAGAGTCGGAAATAGGTGCTGTTGTTTCCGATTTGCAAATTTCTAATATTGATGATATTGATTATGCAGCTTATAACGGAAAAATTGCATTAAATAAATTTAATATTGGCGAATTATTTAACGACCCTTTATTTGGGGAAGCCTCTTTAGAAGGAGATGTAAAAGGTAGTGGATTTAAGCTAGAAAACATTAATACTTCTTTTATTGGTACCGTTTCTGAGCTCAATTTTAAAAATTATACGTATAAAAATATTGATGCAAATGGGCAATACCAAAACAATAAATTTGATGGAGATTTAAAAATTGATGACGTTAATTTTAAAATGAAATTTAATGGGTTGGCAGATTTATCTACCGATGTAAATAAGTTTGATTTTAAATCTAATATTGAATATCTAAATTTAAAAGAAACAAACCTTTTTACAAGAGATAGTATTGCTGTTTTAAAAGGAGATATAGAGTTAGATGTAGAAGGGAATACATTTGATGATATAACAGGTAAAGCTACGTTTAAAAATGTTTTATATACCAATCAATCAGAAGAGTATAACTTTAAAGAATTTAATGTAACATCTTCTTTAAAAGATAGTATTAAAACGATAGAAGTAGCTTCTAAAGACATCGCAAAAGGATACCTTTCTGGTAAGTTTTCTTTTTCTGAATTGTTACCCGTTGCACAAAATGCTTTGGGTAGTATTTATACAAATTATACACCTTACCCTGTAGCGCCTAATCAGTTTTTAGATTTTAATTTTACCATTTATAATCAAATTGTAACCGTATTTTTTCCTGATATTTCTATAGACGATAATACAAAAATTAAAGGAAAAATAAAGGCAGATAAAAATCAATTGAGATTAACTGTTTCTTCTCCAAAAATTGAAGCTTATGGCAATGAAGTAAAAGATCTTTTGTTAAGGACAGATAATCAAAACCCGCTTTATAATTCGCATTTAACAGCCTCTGAAGTACATACAAAATATTATGATGTTTCTAAGTTAAACCTCTTAAGTTTAAATCAGAATGACACATTATATTTTAAATCGGTATTTAAAGGAGGGGTAAAGAAAAACGAAGATTTTAACCTAGATTTCTTTTATACCTTTAATCCAGAAGGAAAATCTGTGGTTGGTTTTGAAAAATCGTCATTTATATTTAAAGAAAATACGTGGGAAATTAATCCGGATGTGTTTAATAAAAACAAAGTTACTTTCAATATAAAAGAAAATGATTTTAATTTTAGTCAATTTAAATTAACCTCAGGCGAACAAAAAATAGAATTTTCAGGCACTTTAAAAGGAGATTCAGAAAAAATACTTTTAGCAGATTTTACAAAAGTAAAACTGCAAAGTTTTTTACCTAAAATAGATAGTTTGTCTTTAAAAGGAAAACTTTCTGGCCATTTAGACTTTGTACAAAATAAAGGTATTTATAGTCCAGAAGCTTTGTTATCTATTAACGATTTTCAGGTGAACAATTTTAAGCAAGGAGATTTGTCTTTAAATGTTAAAGGAGATAATTCTTATGAAAAGTATCATGTTGATTTGTCTATAAATAATGAAAAAGTAAAAAGTATTGCAGCAACAGGTTCTTTAGATTTTTCAGAAAAAAGACCATTGATAGATTTAGAGGTGTATTTAGAAGAGTTTGGTCTAGATGCTTTTAGTCCACTTGGGCAAGACGTTTTATCCTCTATAAGAGGAGTAGCAAGTGGCGATTTTTCTTTAAGAGGTTTTTTAGGAAACCCAGAAATGGAAGGGATACTTAGGCTAAAAAATGCAGGTTTAAAGTTTCCGTATTTAAATGTAGATTATGATTTTGAAGGGGAATCTATTATAAGCCTACAAGAACAGTCTTTTATATTTGAAGGAGTTTCATTAATAGACACTAAACATAAAAGCAAAGGGAAACTTATTGGAGATATTACCCATTTAAATTTTAAGAAATGGTTTTTAAATATTGAAATAGAAAGTAATAATTTATTGGTTTTAGATACCGAAAATACAGATGAAGCACTGTATTATGGTACCGCTTTTATAGATGGTGTTGCTAATATTACAGGTTTAACAGATCAACTATCTATAGATATCAATGCTAAAACAATGGCCGGAACCAGATTTGTAGTTCCTCTTAAAGATGTAGAAACGGTAGATAGTTATAGTTTGATTCATTTTAAATCGAAAGACTCTGAAGTTAAAAAAAATCAAAAAGAAGTTGCTTTAGAAGCTATTAAAGGATTGTCTTTAAATATCGATTTAGATGTTACAAAAGATGCCACAGCTCAGGTAGTTATAGATGAGGTAAATGGAAGTCAGTTAACCGGTTCAGGTAACGGAAATCTTCGAATAGAAATAAATACGCGAGGTAAATTTAATATGTTTGGTGACTATACCATTAATAGTGGAGTTTATGATTTTAAATATGGAGGTATTGTAAACAAACCATTCTTAATACAAAAAGGAGGAACTGTTTCTTGGAATGGAAACCCTTATGAGGCAAATTTAGATGTTACCGCAATTTATAAAGCAAAGGCAAACCCAGGTGTTTTATTACAGAATTTTAATTCTAATAGAAAGATAGAAGTAGATTTGGTAACCAGAATAACAGGAGGGTTGTTTAGCTCTAAGCAAGATTTAGATATTCAATTAACCAACGTAGACCCAACAATAGCAAGTGAGTTAGAATTTATTTTAAATGATAATAATGTAAACGAAAAAACCACACAATTTATATCATTACTTGCTTTTGGTAATTTTGCAAACCCAGATAAAGCAGATTTTAGTGCTAGTGAAACTTTTTCTAATACAGCTTCTAGTGCAGTTTCTACAGCTTTTTCTAGTTTATTAAATAATCCTGATGGTAAATTTCAATTAGGTGTAGATTATCAACAAGGATATAGCGGAAGTGATGTAGATAGGCTTAATATAGATAATCAGGTAGATGTTTCTGTAAGTACACAAGTGGGGGATAAAGTGATTATTAATGGAAAAGTAGGTGTGCCTGTAGGTACGCAAACTCAATCTAGTGTTGTTGGTGAAGTTAAAGTAGAAGTTTTATTAAATAGAGAGGGTAACTTTAGAGGAGTTGTTTTTAATAGACAAAACGAAATACAATATTCTACAGAAGAAGATGGCTATACACAAGGAGTAGGTCTTTCTTATCAAGTAAATTTTAACACCCTTTCTGGCTTATTAAGGAAAATAAGAGGTAAGAAAAGAGAACCCAGAAAACCAAAAGCAACTGTTAAGAAAGATTCTCTTAAGAAGTTAAAAGATAATTTAATTAATTTTGAAGGAAACTAA
- the gap gene encoding type I glyceraldehyde-3-phosphate dehydrogenase, whose translation MIKIGINGFGRIGRLAFRSTVNRKDVQVVAINDLLDVDYLAYMLKYDSVHGAFDGTVDVKDGKLIVNGNEIRITAERDPANLKWNEVEAEYVIESTGFFLTEETAGKHLEAGAKKVVLSAPSKDHTPMFVMGVNNTELKADQKIFSNASCTTNCLSPIAKVLNDNWGISEGLMTTVHAATATQKTVDGPSMKDWRGGRSAIGNVIPSSTGAAKAVGKVIPALNGKLTGMAFRIPTMDVSVVDLTVKLVKPATYAEICAAMKAASESGPMKGVLGYTEDMVVSQDFVGDTRTSIFDANAGIALNDNFVKVVSWYDNEIGYSTKIVDLIEYAASL comes from the coding sequence ATGATTAAAATAGGAATTAACGGATTTGGTAGAATTGGAAGATTAGCATTCAGATCTACAGTAAATAGAAAAGACGTACAAGTAGTAGCAATTAATGATTTATTAGACGTAGATTATTTAGCTTACATGTTAAAATACGATTCAGTTCACGGAGCATTTGATGGAACTGTTGATGTAAAAGACGGTAAATTAATTGTAAACGGTAACGAAATTAGAATTACTGCAGAAAGAGATCCAGCTAACTTAAAGTGGAATGAAGTTGAAGCAGAATACGTAATTGAATCTACAGGATTTTTCTTAACAGAAGAAACTGCTGGAAAACACTTAGAAGCAGGAGCTAAAAAAGTTGTTTTATCTGCACCTTCTAAAGATCATACACCAATGTTTGTAATGGGTGTAAATAATACAGAATTAAAAGCAGATCAAAAGATTTTTTCTAATGCATCTTGTACTACAAACTGTTTATCTCCTATTGCAAAAGTATTAAACGATAACTGGGGAATCTCAGAAGGTTTAATGACAACTGTACATGCTGCAACTGCAACTCAAAAAACTGTTGATGGTCCTTCTATGAAAGACTGGAGAGGTGGACGTTCTGCTATTGGTAACGTAATTCCTTCTTCTACTGGTGCTGCAAAAGCTGTAGGAAAAGTAATTCCTGCATTAAACGGTAAATTAACTGGTATGGCTTTTAGAATCCCTACTATGGATGTTTCTGTTGTTGATTTAACAGTAAAATTAGTAAAACCAGCTACGTATGCAGAAATTTGTGCTGCTATGAAAGCTGCATCTGAAAGTGGACCAATGAAAGGTGTTTTAGGATATACTGAAGATATGGTTGTTTCTCAAGACTTTGTTGGAGATACTCGTACTTCTATCTTTGATGCAAACGCAGGTATCGCATTAAATGATAACTTCGTAAAAGTTGTTTCTTGGTATGATAACGAAATTGGTTATTCAACTAAAATCGTTGATTTAATTGAATATGCTGCTTCTTTATAG
- the pfkA gene encoding 6-phosphofructokinase, translating to MKKIKKIAVMTSGGDAPGMNAAIRAVVRACAYYSLGCAGIYRGYEGLIEDDLVDLNARSVHNIINKGGTILKSARSKGFRTKEGRQKAYENLVEREVDAMVVIGGDGSFTGAVLFNEEFGFPVIGIPGTIDNDIFGTSHTLGYDTALNTAVEAIDKIRDTASSHNRLFFVEVMGRDAGFIALNAGVGAGAEEILIPEEDLGLDRLLESLEKSRRAGKSSSIVVVAEGDKSGKNVYELAKYVEENLPEYDVRVSILGHMQRGGSPSCFDRVLASRLGVKAVELLLDGKTNLMVGLKDNKVISTDIKEAISGGHSINYELLRISDIITT from the coding sequence ATGAAGAAAATAAAAAAAATAGCAGTTATGACTTCTGGGGGAGACGCTCCAGGAATGAACGCCGCAATTAGAGCTGTAGTTAGAGCTTGTGCTTATTATAGTTTAGGTTGTGCAGGGATTTATAGAGGATATGAAGGTTTAATTGAAGACGATCTAGTAGATTTAAATGCAAGAAGCGTTCATAATATTATTAACAAAGGAGGAACTATTTTAAAATCGGCTAGATCTAAAGGATTTAGAACTAAAGAAGGTAGACAAAAAGCGTACGAAAACTTAGTAGAACGTGAAGTAGATGCCATGGTTGTAATTGGTGGAGATGGATCTTTTACCGGAGCAGTATTGTTTAACGAAGAATTTGGTTTTCCTGTAATAGGGATTCCAGGAACTATTGATAATGATATTTTTGGAACATCACATACACTAGGGTATGATACCGCTTTAAATACAGCCGTAGAGGCAATTGATAAAATTAGAGATACAGCATCTTCACATAACAGACTTTTCTTTGTAGAGGTTATGGGGCGTGATGCCGGTTTTATTGCTTTAAACGCAGGTGTAGGAGCAGGTGCTGAGGAGATTTTAATTCCAGAAGAGGACTTAGGTTTAGATAGATTATTAGAGTCTTTAGAGAAAAGTAGAAGAGCAGGTAAATCATCTAGTATTGTTGTAGTGGCAGAAGGTGATAAATCTGGTAAAAATGTTTACGAACTAGCTAAATATGTAGAAGAAAACTTACCAGAATACGATGTAAGAGTTTCTATTCTTGGTCATATGCAAAGAGGAGGATCTCCTTCTTGTTTTGATAGGGTTTTAGCGAGTAGATTAGGTGTAAAAGCAGTAGAGTTATTGTTAGATGGTAAAACCAATCTAATGGTAGGTTTAAAAGATAATAAAGTAATTAGTACAGATATTAAAGAAGCAATTTCAGGTGGTCATTCAATAAACTATGAATTACTTAGAATTTCTGATATTATAACAACATAG
- a CDS encoding LTA synthase family protein — protein MKTFKNRLLFNIYYYLLWIGYFAFARLFFLFFYFDKTKELGILTTLKTFVYGLRLDSSFAAYLCFIPFLAILFSVFINPKKIGGFIKWYSAILLIFLSLLLIIDASLYQSWGTRLDTSLLKYLNTPEIMIASASTFQKITGTLFWVITSFVFIKIFNKVITKRIGKVKRAFWLQSLIFLLITAALIIPVRGGLQTIPVNQSNVYFSSKMFANHASINYVWNFFNALTHKSSTKNVYKFFDTEVAKGIINKRRNQLLTANTDSILNTTKPNVILIVWESLTAKVVGCLGGEPNVTENLNKLSKEGILFTNFYANGDRTDKGIPAILSGYYPQPTQSIMKMPNKTRSLPMLPKKMIDLGYKTSFYYGGDLNFGNMNTYLRNAGITNFVDGNDFDKKDWNSKWGAHDHVFIKRFAKDLSEKQSQPFFKIALTLTSHEPYEFPDEYKFGKDTDENKFRSAHAYTDKTIGNFIKFAKQQPWYKNTLIIIVADHGHSSPKHEGAFNSPKKFKIPMLWLGGALTKKGIEIDNISSQIDLPYTLLDLLKGDNTDFKFSKNIFNTSNKQYSHYIFNKGFGTLTKNGLYLYDYVGKKPILEEGKAATELDSLGKAISQDAFQDFMERK, from the coding sequence TTGAAAACATTTAAAAACAGACTTTTATTTAATATTTACTATTATCTTTTATGGATTGGATACTTTGCGTTTGCCCGTTTATTTTTTCTGTTTTTTTATTTTGATAAAACAAAAGAGCTAGGAATCTTAACTACACTAAAAACATTTGTTTACGGCTTACGACTAGACAGTTCTTTTGCTGCTTATTTATGTTTCATCCCTTTTTTAGCAATCCTTTTTTCTGTTTTTATCAACCCAAAAAAAATAGGTGGTTTCATAAAATGGTATTCTGCAATTCTTCTTATTTTTTTAAGCTTATTATTAATTATTGATGCTAGTTTATACCAATCTTGGGGCACTCGTTTAGACACTTCTTTATTAAAGTATTTAAATACTCCAGAAATTATGATTGCTTCTGCATCTACGTTTCAAAAAATTACGGGCACACTTTTCTGGGTAATAACTTCATTTGTTTTTATTAAAATTTTTAATAAAGTAATTACTAAGAGAATTGGTAAAGTTAAACGAGCTTTCTGGCTACAATCTCTTATTTTTCTATTGATAACTGCCGCCCTAATTATACCTGTAAGAGGTGGTTTACAAACCATACCTGTTAACCAAAGCAACGTTTATTTTTCTAGTAAAATGTTTGCTAACCATGCATCCATTAATTATGTTTGGAACTTTTTTAACGCACTTACTCACAAATCTAGTACTAAAAATGTGTATAAATTTTTTGATACTGAAGTAGCAAAAGGCATCATCAACAAAAGAAGAAATCAACTTTTAACAGCAAATACAGATAGCATTTTAAATACAACAAAACCCAATGTAATTTTAATTGTTTGGGAAAGTTTAACCGCAAAAGTTGTTGGCTGTTTAGGTGGCGAGCCTAACGTTACAGAAAACCTCAACAAACTTTCTAAAGAAGGAATTCTATTCACAAATTTTTATGCAAATGGAGATAGAACAGATAAAGGAATTCCTGCTATTTTAAGCGGTTATTATCCACAACCGACTCAGAGCATTATGAAAATGCCAAATAAAACAAGAAGCTTACCAATGTTACCTAAAAAAATGATTGATTTAGGTTACAAAACTTCCTTTTATTACGGTGGAGATTTAAACTTTGGTAACATGAATACCTATTTACGAAATGCAGGAATTACCAATTTTGTGGATGGAAATGATTTTGACAAAAAAGACTGGAACTCTAAATGGGGCGCTCATGATCATGTTTTTATAAAACGTTTTGCTAAAGATTTATCCGAAAAACAAAGCCAACCTTTTTTTAAAATTGCATTAACGCTTACAAGTCATGAGCCTTATGAATTTCCTGATGAATATAAATTTGGTAAAGATACGGATGAGAATAAGTTTAGAAGCGCACACGCATACACAGATAAAACAATAGGTAATTTTATAAAATTTGCAAAGCAGCAACCTTGGTATAAAAACACCTTAATTATTATTGTTGCAGATCACGGACATTCCTCTCCAAAACACGAAGGAGCTTTTAATTCACCTAAAAAATTTAAAATACCAATGCTATGGTTGGGCGGTGCATTAACCAAAAAAGGAATTGAAATTGATAATATTTCAAGTCAAATAGATTTACCTTATACACTACTAGACTTGCTAAAAGGAGATAATACAGACTTTAAATTCAGTAAAAACATCTTTAACACCTCTAACAAACAATATTCACATTATATATTTAATAAAGGGTTTGGCACATTAACTAAAAACGGACTTTATTTATATGATTATGTAGGCAAAAAGCCAATATTAGAAGAAGGTAAAGCGGCTACAGAATTAGATTCTTTAGGTAAAGCAATTAGTCAAGATGCTTTTCAAGATTTTATGGAGCGTAAATAA
- a CDS encoding ATP-binding response regulator: protein MIPAKIEDVFLQLTTDYSGVITNIIAGKFTKKEFVLKESIYDACPFLEGTLEALPLKESFLLEGMILSSESIEYNIDLEIFKSDSSIDILIHNRTNVYKYVSELNQNRNDIFFIKRELAEKNIELDVLRKIADKANEEKSRFLAIMSHEIRNPLNSILGYAEMITSEKLNEKAATYIANLSTSGKNLKVIVEDILDLSRIEAGKLRLASEQVSIQKIIQNCKNDFEQLHTNQAVELVFITSSKLPKLVLGDAVRIQQILANLIGNAIKFTSKGRVITSVKVASESAKLVKIIFEVTDFGRGMSKEQCLKIFEEYQQNELDDNRIHGGAGLGLAIVNRLISAMNGNISVESELNIGTSFFVEIPFSKIKELPKPLEGESLKQGNKSLKGKNILVADDDIMNQTIVAHILGKEKSNLTLVNDGLEALAKIEKETFDVVLLDINMPNMTGEELMRKLPTVNMNSKTPFIALTANTSNEDLERYLALGFSGVISKPYTIAGFVDKIKAAL from the coding sequence TTGATACCTGCAAAAATAGAAGATGTTTTTTTACAACTAACTACTGATTATTCAGGAGTTATAACAAATATTATTGCGGGAAAATTTACTAAAAAAGAATTTGTACTTAAAGAATCTATCTATGATGCTTGCCCTTTTTTAGAAGGTACTTTAGAAGCGCTACCTTTAAAAGAGTCTTTTCTTTTAGAAGGGATGATTCTGAGTTCGGAGTCAATAGAATACAACATAGATTTAGAAATTTTTAAATCTGATAGTTCAATAGATATTTTAATACATAATAGAACAAATGTATATAAGTATGTAAGTGAACTGAATCAGAATAGAAATGATATTTTCTTTATCAAAAGAGAACTTGCAGAAAAGAACATTGAATTAGATGTATTGCGAAAAATTGCTGACAAGGCAAATGAAGAAAAATCACGATTTTTAGCAATTATGAGCCATGAAATTCGAAACCCACTGAACTCAATTCTTGGCTATGCAGAAATGATTACATCAGAGAAACTGAATGAAAAGGCTGCAACATATATAGCAAATTTATCAACTTCTGGTAAAAACTTAAAAGTTATTGTTGAAGATATTTTAGATTTATCTCGTATTGAAGCAGGTAAATTAAGATTGGCGTCTGAGCAAGTTTCTATTCAAAAAATTATTCAGAATTGTAAAAATGATTTTGAACAGTTACATACAAACCAAGCAGTAGAGCTCGTTTTTATTACTTCTAGTAAGTTACCTAAACTTGTTTTAGGAGATGCTGTTAGAATTCAACAAATACTAGCAAATTTAATAGGTAATGCTATAAAATTTACGAGTAAAGGACGTGTTATTACAAGTGTAAAAGTGGCTTCTGAGTCAGCGAAATTGGTGAAGATCATTTTTGAAGTTACGGATTTTGGTAGAGGAATGTCTAAAGAGCAATGCTTAAAAATATTTGAAGAATACCAACAAAACGAATTAGATGATAATAGAATTCATGGTGGAGCAGGTTTAGGTTTGGCGATTGTAAATCGCTTAATTTCTGCTATGAATGGAAATATTTCTGTTGAAAGTGAACTAAATATAGGAACTTCTTTTTTTGTTGAAATTCCTTTTTCTAAAATAAAAGAATTACCAAAACCATTAGAAGGAGAAAGTCTTAAACAAGGTAATAAGTCTTTAAAAGGTAAAAATATTTTAGTGGCTGATGATGATATTATGAATCAAACAATAGTTGCACATATTTTAGGGAAAGAAAAATCTAATTTAACCCTTGTAAACGATGGTTTAGAGGCGCTAGCTAAAATAGAAAAAGAAACTTTTGATGTTGTTTTATTAGACATTAACATGCCAAATATGACTGGTGAGGAGTTGATGAGAAAGTTACCTACTGTAAATATGAATTCAAAAACACCGTTTATAGCTTTAACTGCAAATACGTCTAATGAAGATTTAGAAAGGTATTTAGCTTTAGGTTTTTCTGGTGTAATTTCTAAACCTTATACAATTGCTGGTTTTGTAGATAAAATTAAAGCTGCTTTGTAA
- the tsaD gene encoding tRNA (adenosine(37)-N6)-threonylcarbamoyltransferase complex transferase subunit TsaD: MEKQVYILGIESSCDDTSASVICNAKVLSNVVANQEIHSKYGGVVPELASRAHQQNIVPVVQQAIEQANISKEDLSAIAFTRGPGLMGSLLVGTSFAKSLALGLQVPLIDVNHMQAHILSHFIEEKDCKMPPFPFICLTISGGHTQIVKVTNHFEMEVLGETIDDAVGEAFDKSAKILGLKYPGGPLIDKHAKLGNPKAFQFTKPKVGDLDFSFSGLKTGILYFIQKQVRINPNFIEENLNDICASIQYTIVEILMDKLKNAVKQTGIKHIAIAGGVSANSEIRARLQLAEKHFGWTTYVPKFEYTTDNAAMIAITGYLKYLNNYYSDVSVTAKARLKVSENS; this comes from the coding sequence ATGGAAAAACAGGTTTATATATTAGGAATTGAATCTTCTTGTGACGACACAAGTGCTTCTGTAATTTGTAACGCAAAAGTGTTAAGTAATGTTGTAGCAAACCAAGAAATACATTCTAAATATGGCGGTGTTGTTCCAGAATTAGCATCTAGAGCACATCAACAAAACATTGTACCGGTGGTACAACAAGCAATAGAACAAGCAAATATTAGTAAAGAAGATTTGTCTGCAATTGCATTTACAAGAGGTCCTGGTTTAATGGGCTCTTTGTTAGTAGGTACTTCTTTTGCAAAATCTTTAGCCTTAGGTTTACAAGTTCCTTTAATTGATGTAAACCACATGCAAGCGCATATTTTATCGCATTTTATTGAAGAAAAAGACTGCAAAATGCCTCCTTTTCCTTTTATCTGTTTAACTATTAGTGGCGGACATACACAAATTGTAAAAGTAACCAATCACTTTGAAATGGAAGTTTTAGGTGAAACCATAGATGATGCTGTTGGTGAAGCTTTTGATAAATCTGCAAAAATTTTAGGTTTAAAATATCCTGGTGGTCCATTAATAGACAAACATGCAAAATTAGGAAACCCTAAAGCATTTCAATTTACAAAACCTAAAGTAGGTGATTTAGATTTTAGTTTTAGTGGATTAAAAACCGGAATTTTATACTTTATTCAGAAACAGGTAAGAATAAACCCAAACTTTATTGAAGAGAACTTAAATGACATTTGTGCTTCCATTCAATATACTATTGTAGAAATTTTAATGGATAAATTAAAAAATGCTGTTAAACAAACAGGTATTAAACACATTGCAATAGCTGGTGGGGTTTCTGCAAATTCTGAAATTAGAGCTCGTTTACAATTAGCCGAAAAACATTTTGGATGGACAACCTATGTTCCTAAATTTGAATATACAACGGATAATGCTGCAATGATTGCCATTACTGGATATTTAAAGTATTTAAACAACTATTATTCTGATGTTTCTGTAACTGCAAAGGCCCGCTTAAAAGTATCTGAAAACTCTTAA